aaggagccactgaagAGAGAATAGTTGAAGATGTTGATCAAATCATCCCAACAGTaactttagcacttatgtatatattgacTCATCTATTCTCTTTATTCATTATGCTTACGTCTGGTTTTACCTTTTACATCTGTGGTTTTACTCTTTTTCCCATTTAatgtctgcttgtctctcccattagattgtaagctcctcaaggacaggggccATACCTTCTATGTTTATCATATGGTTCCAAGTCCCTAGAACTGTACCCTGcaaacagtacatgctcaattcatattaataatgatgatgatgatgatctggcACCCCTTGGGGAAAATAAGAGGCAATAGGATTGTAACAATGCCCAAGAACAGTGTCCTTCACATCCAAGTACTCAGCAGCAATGATTTGGTGATAATTTCCAGCATAACTAAGAGTAAGAAATTGAATCCAGGCAACTGTGACTTAATTTTTTAAGGCCTAGGATGCCTCAGAAATAAACAGAAAACTGTAATTTCCAGGCCAAATCATAAAATCGAGTTGTCTGCCAGATCCCAGAAGCAGGGGTCATGGTCTCTGGGGGAAGAGAATTTTCCTGCTGAACATGTTTCTCAGGGCCCGTTTCATGTCCTTATTCCTCAGTAGATGAAGGGGTTCAGCATGGAGGTGACCGCTGAATACATCAGAGATGCTATGAAGCCCTGTCGGGATGCGTGGGTAGGCATAAAGCTGAAGTAGACCCCAAAgccagtactaataataataataataatgttggtatttgttaagcgcttactatgtgcagagcactgttctaagcgctggggtagacacaggggaataggttgtcccacgtggggctcccagtcttaatccccattttacagatgaggtaactgaggcccagagaagtgaagtgacttgcccacagtcacacagcagacaagtggcagagctgggatttgaactcatgactatAGAACAAAGAAGCCATGGACAGGTGAGAGTCACAGGTGGAGAAAGTTTTCCACCTTCCCCCCTTAGATGGGATTCTCAATATGGTGAAGATAATGCAAGTGTAAGAGAACAGGACACCGGTGAGTGGAGCTAACCCAATCACTACTGCAGCGACAAACACCGCCACTTCATTGATCAGGATGTTGGAACAGGAAAGCTTTAGGATGTGGTAAAGTTCACAGAAGAAGTGAAGGACTTCACGGTTGGAACAAAAGGATAGGCGAACCACCAATAGGGTGTGTGTCGGGGCATGGAGGGAACTGATGAGCCAGGACCCAGCAAGGACCAGGCCACAGAGCCTTGGGCTCATGATGGTGGTGTAGTGAAGTGGGTGGCATATGGCCACGTAGCGGTCATAAGCCATCCCAGTAAGGAGAAAGTGGTCCAGACTTATGAACAGAATGAAGAAATACATTTGCACCAGGCAGGCAGCGTAGGTTATGGATTTGCTAGGGGTCTGGATGTTGACCAGCATCTTAGGGACCGTGGTGGACAGGAAGCAGACGTCGGCCAGGGAGAGGTTggtgaggaagaagtacatgggggtgtgcaGGTGCGGGTCAGAGACGATGACCAGGATGATGATGAGCAGGCTCCCCAGGACCCCGAGCAGGTACATCCAAAGGAACAGCAGGAAGAGGAGCTGCCGCTGCTCCACCTGGTTGGACATCCCCAGGAGGAGGAATTCTGAGATGCTGGTTTGGTTTCCCCTCTCCATGGGGCTGGAGGATCTGCTGGGGGAGATGTGGCAGGAGAATGGGATAGTGGAGCAATCACATCCTGGTTCAGGCTCAGTCTAGACTTTATGCAGTATAACGTGTGTGTGCCGGGACAGCACAAGGTAAACAGTGGAGAGACCCCTGCTGTTCGATTTCAGACATCTCCCCAGCTTTATTGGAAATGTGGTTGGGAGGGCTGGGGTCTGGCTGGAGtattttttcatttgaaattctCCCACTCACACTCTCCTGCTTTCCTGGGGTCCTGGGTTCACCCTTCCCGGGCCCATGTATGTGTCAGCACAAGGTGCAGTGGGTTCTATTTCTACCCATCCCCAGGCACAGCATTGGGCTCCCCTGGTCCGGCTACTCCTCATTCTCCATTGAACACCCTATCAGAGACTTGGAGCCCATCATCAGTGGCCCCTCAGGCTTCTCCTCACCGGATTGAACAATCCCAGTTTCTTCAGACACCCCATTCCCAGACACTTCTCCATCATCACTGCTCTCTCCTGAGCCTTCTCCAAGGAATCTCATCCCAATTCTCAGGCCAAGCCTACTCAGTAGAAAGGAGAAAAATTGTGCCTTGCTCATTTTTGTGCCAAAAGAATATTGCTGGGTCCTGTTGATGGATTTTACAGTGCTCCCAGCTACCCTGCACCCTACCCTTAGCTAATGCCCCCCAACTCCTTCCTTATGCCTTCTTTGTAAGtttattttgctttctttttaagTCCAACACACTTGTTTCTGCAACGCTCATCCCACTCCTCGCTCCCAGTCTTGTTTGCCTTCCTGGTGTCTGGAGTTCCCATAAGAATGCGGGTTCTGGCATCTGCAGGGGGTGGTCCAATGGCTAGAGTagtctcccctccacccacccaacaATTTCAGGAGTGAAGTCATATCTTTTTCAAGAGTGGAGGGTGGGCCATCCATGCGGCCGGGATCCCCATAAAAGGGAAGCTCCAGTCAGTGATGAGCCAGTGGCTGCCCAGGAgagtcttcttcctctctccaacaGTGTGAAAGTAAAGCCCATAACCACCTAGAAAACACTGGGAAAGACTGCAGACACTTGTAATCTAGTAATCTtgat
This genomic stretch from Ornithorhynchus anatinus isolate Pmale09 chromosome X1, mOrnAna1.pri.v4, whole genome shotgun sequence harbors:
- the LOC100081731 gene encoding olfactory receptor 7C1-like encodes the protein MERGNQTSISEFLLLGMSNQVEQRQLLFLLFLWMYLLGVLGSLLIIILVIVSDPHLHTPMYFFLTNLSLADVCFLSTTVPKMLVNIQTPSKSITYAACLVQMYFFILFISLDHFLLTGMAYDRYVAICHPLHYTTIMSPRLCGLVLAGSWLISSLHAPTHTLLVVRLSFCSNREVLHFFCELYHILKLSCSNILINEVAVFVAAVVIGLAPLTGVLFSYTCIIFTILRIPSKGGRWKTFSTCDSHLSMASLFYSHDTGFGVYFSFMPTHASRQGFIASLMYSAVTSMLNPFIY